The genomic region cctccccaaaacccccccgaCACTCCCGGGCCAGCACCGTGCTCACCCCCCACCCGGAACCCCGGTGGTCCACACCCCCTCCCACGCCCCCAAACTCGCCCCGCCAGGCCCTGACCGCGCCAGCAGCCCGGAGAGCAGCAAGACGACGGCGACGGCGGCGAGCAGGGCGGGCAGGGGCAGCGGCATGGCGACCCCCGCACCCCGCGCGCTGCGGGCCCCCCGCTCCCAAAGCGCCGGCGCCCGCGGGGCCGCCAGCCCGAGAGGCCGGAGCGGCGGGGagaggcggggccggggcggggacAGCGCGGCCTTCCCGCACACGGCCGGAACGGGCGGGATCCGCCGCCGCGGGGAGGCGGGCGCAGCGGCGGCCGGGGCCGCGGGAGAGGCTGCGGGAGCGGGCCgcgctcagcctggagaaggctgcgGGGGGATCTCGGCGGCACGGATAAGTACtcgaagggtgggtgtcagggggatgaggggacactttgtttctgtggtgtccagtgacaggacaaggggaaatggacagaaactggaacacaaatagttccactggaacaggaggagaagctcctttggtgctgaggggacggagccctggcccaggctgcccagggagggtgtggaggctcctcaggaggttcccaaacccacctggacacgttcctgtgccccctgagcgaggggaacctgctgtagcacaggcttgggctggaggagctctgcagggcccttccatcCACAatcagtctgtgattctatgagccacagccctgggaTTTGGGAGCAGGGATGGGGTGTGTACGGGTGTGTGTGTGCCATGTCcgctcctccccagccccgtTGGTCATCTTCAGCCCCCACCCCACAAACAACCACACAACAGGAGAGGATTCAGGTTTTTTATGGTCCCAGACACGCACTGAGAACAGCATGGGGGTACAGCACAAAGGGGGTACCGGAATACTGCAGCCCTTTGGGAGTTCCTCAGCTGGAGGAGGGAGCTACAATGGAAGGGTTGAGGAGTCTGAGAACCTGCTCAGGATCAGGCCCAGACACTGGGCTCAGCTTTGGGTCAGGTCTGGACATTGGGTTCAGCTTTGTGCTGGATTTTGGAGGTGACCTGCTTTGTGCTGGATTTGGGATGTGTGGACCCGCTTTGTGCTGGATCTCGACCATTGGGCTCTGCTTGGGGTCAGGTCTGGATGTTAGGATCTGCTTTAGGCTGGATTTAGGATATGGAGACCTGCTTCACATTTGGATGTTGGGCTCTGCTTTGGGTCAGGTCTGGGATCTGCTTTGTGTCAGATTTGGGACACCAGGATCAGCTCCACATTGAATTCAGGACACTGGGGTTTGCTTCGTGTCGGATTTGTGGCTCTATGTCCTGACACATGTCAGACACACGTGGGAACAAGGGCTGTCCCTTGGGTCAAGTGGCCCCAAACACTTCAGGGCAACACCCAGAGGCTCAGTGGTAGTCTGTCCATCACAACTCAGCGTGGTACTGCTCCGCTTTGAAGACCTCGCTGGGCTGCATGAAGATCCCTTCCATCACCTTCCAGTAGTTATTCTGGCTAGAGGCCGCCATGCCATGCACCTCCTTCTGCCCGTGGATGGGCCGCCCGTACTGCTCGCCCGTCACCGAGAGGAAGACGTCGGTGGAGGTGTGCTGGAAGCGCACCTCGCTGTCCCGCACCCAGTACGTCCCGCTGCACACCACCGTCCAGTCATCCAGGTAGTCACCCTCACCGGCCTCCCCGAAAGCGCTCACCTCCTGAGGGGCAAAAAGAGCTCGTTTGGGGGGTGAGGTGAAAGATGGGAGACGTTCAGGTGCTGAGATAGGCCCGGAGAGTGAGGAGGGGGGCAGAGGAAGGGGTTGGGCCTGAGGAACAAGATGGGACTTGGTTGGGACTGGGGCTGGAGGGTCTGGTTGAGAGGGTAAGGAGGGGGCAGTTGGGACCAGGGAACAAGGCAGAGCTGGCGTGGACATGGGAGACTTGAGGGACCCGGGCTCAACTGGGGAACAAGGTGGGACTGGTAGGGACATGGGAGAGCTGGTTGCGACCAGGGAGCAATGAGGTGCCAACGGGGAAATGAGGGACCTGTTTGGGACTGGAGGGACAGAAAGAACCCGGCAGGGCCTCGGGGGCCCCAGCCGTGCCCGGGCGGCAAAGCGGGATGCGGGTTGTCCCCGGTGACGCCGCTGAGGCCGGAGAGCCGGGGTACCTGGTTTCCGGAGAGCGGGGAGGCGAAGCGGTGGCTGTGGAGGTTGCGGCCGGTGCCCAGGTGCGTGAGGCGGATGGCCTGCCCGCAGCGCACCGGCGTGCCCCGCTCGCACACGGTCGCCGTGCGGCCCCGCACCCGCCAGTAGCTGTTCCCGTCATCCGCCGCCGACACCCCGGTCACCGA from Colius striatus isolate bColStr4 chromosome 20, bColStr4.1.hap1, whole genome shotgun sequence harbors:
- the SDF2 gene encoding stromal cell-derived factor 2; its protein translation is MEASAAAAASGGGRSRRAATCGRAQGAERLPLPRAGMGPGPLLVPLSALITAVLAGPGPVTCGSVVKLLNVRHNVRLHSHDVRYGSGSGQQSVTGVSAADDGNSYWRVRGRTATVCERGTPVRCGQAIRLTHLGTGRNLHSHRFASPLSGNQEVSAFGEAGEGDYLDDWTVVCSGTYWVRDSEVRFQHTSTDVFLSVTGEQYGRPIHGQKEVHGMAASSQNNYWKVMEGIFMQPSEVFKAEQYHAEL